Genomic segment of Candidatus Zixiibacteriota bacterium:
CACCTCGACCGGACGATTGAACTCCTGCCGGGCCAACTCGCAGGCCCGGCGGTAATGGTCCAGAGCCTCACCATATTGTTTGGCCTGGAACGACTCGTCGGCAGACTTCAATGCGGCGTCGGCGGTCAGATCGGACTGATTCACTATTCCTCCAGAACGGTGCGGTGTCGCGCTCAGGGCGAATATACGGTAGTCGGATGGACTGACGCCAACGAAAACGGAGCAGCCTGAGGCAGGATCGCCCCCCCCAATTCCGTTTGACCCCCCTAAGTCGCTGGCATATATTCCCCTCCGCAGCGGTCGAAGACCGAGTCGATACACCGACTCGGGCGAACACGAAAGGTTACCATGCGCGCACTTATTACCGGGATTACGGGTCAGGATGGCTCTTATCTGGCGGAGTTGCTGCTGGAAAAGGGGTACGAGGTGGTCGGCATGGTCCGGCGCGCCTCCACCGAATCGTTCGAACGGATCAACCATATCAAAGACAAGATCACGCTGGTGCAGGCGGATTTGCTGGATCAGCTCTCCATAGTTGAAGTTGTCAGCCAGCACCGACCGAATGAGGTGTACAACCTGGCCGCGCAGTCGTTTGTCCCCACCAGTTGGGTGCAGCCGGTGCTGACCGGCGAATTCGACGCGCTCGGCGTGACCAAAGTGCTCGAAGCGATCCGGCTGGTCGATAAGAAGATCCGCTTCTATCAGGCGTCGTCATCGGAGATGTTCGGCAAGGTGCGGGAGGTCCCGCAGAAAGAGACGACACCGTTCTACCCGCGCTCCCCATACGGGGTCGCAAAAGTCTACGGGCATTTCATCACGGTTAATTACCGTGAAAGCTACGGTATCCATGCCAGTTCCGGCATCCTGTTCAACCATGAATCTCCTCGCCGGGGACTGGAGTTTGTGACACGGAAGATCACCGATGGGGCTGTCCGCTGCAAGCTGGGACTGGCCGACAAACTGGCACTCGGGAATCTTGACGCCAAACGGGACTGGGGGTACGCCGGCGACTATGTGCGAGCGATGTGGCTGATGTTGCAGCAGGACCGGGCAACGGATTTTGTTATCGCCACCGGCCAGACGCACTCTGTGGAGGAATTTGTCAAGCTGGCCTTTGGCGCCTTGGATCTGGACTATCGCCGGTATGCCGTTACCGACCCGCGCTTTGTCCGCCCGGCCGAGGTGGACCTGTTGCAGGGAGATTCTTCTTTTGCACGCAAGAAGCTGGGTTGGGAGCCAACCGTCAGTTTCGAACAACTGGTCAAGATGATGGTCGTGGCAGACCTCAAACGCCTGTCGGGCACTGCTTCCGAATGAGAAGACCCTCCGCTCTTATCACCGGTATCGCCGGATTTGCCGGATCATACTTGGCCGAGGAGCTTGTCGCCAGCGGCTTCGATGTTTCCGGCACTTTACTCAAGAACGAATCGACCCGCAACCTGGGTTCAGTGAAGGCTAATATTCGCCTGGCGACGCTTGACATTCTCAACCAATCGAAATCTGAAGCGCTTGTGCGACGCCTCAAACCGGACTATGTCTTTCATCTGGCGGCTATCGCATCGGTCGGACAGTCGTTCGACAAGGAGGATCAGACTTTCCAGGTCAATTTCCACGGGACACTCAACATGCTTCGGGCCACCCAACAGCCTGTGAAGCTGAAGAAGTTCCTGTACGTGAGTTCTTGTGACGCCTACGGTGTTGTCTCGAAGACCGGGTCGCCGATTGCGGAATCGCAGCCGCTCCGACCTATCTCCCCGTACGGCATATCTAAAGCGGCCGCGGAATTCGCCTGTCAGTATTATTACCGTCGGTACCGTGTGCCGGTCGTCATCGTACGGGCGTTCAATCACAGCGGGCCGCGGCAGACCGAGTCATTTGTGATACCATCGTTCGCTCGCCAGATCGCGTTGATCGAGGCGAAACGTCAGCCGCCAATTCTGAAGGTGGGGGATCTGTCGGCGAAACGGGATTTTTCCGACGTGCGCGATGTTGTGGGAGGCTATCGTCTGATCGCGGAACAAGTCGAGCCGGGTGAGATCGTTCACATTTGCTCAGGCAAGGCAGTCTCCATCAAGCGCGTGCTTGATATGTTACTGCAGTTGTCGACAGCCAGAATCTCTGTTCAGGTGGACCGTGGCCGCCTGCGCAAAGCCGATATACCGGTGCTTCGAGGTAGCAACCGACAACTCCGGCTTCGCACCGGGTGGTCCCCTCACTATCAACTGGCGCAGACTCTTTCCGATACACTCAATTACTGGCGGCGCGAAGTGGCCGCTCACGGCACGATATCGAAACGACGATCATGAGGAGATTGACAGTATGGCATCCAAGGCCACCAAGAGATCGCAACCGGCCGACGAACTGATCACCCGCATCCGTACCCGCACGGCGGTACCCGGCGTGATCGGTCTGGGGTACGTAGGCCTGCCGCTGGCCATGGTTCTGGCCGAAGCAGGTTTCAAAGTCCTCGGTTTCGATATATCCAAACCGAAGGTGAAGTTGCTGAACTCCGGCAGATCGGATATCGACGATATCTCCGATGCCGAAGTGCGCACGACGGTCAATTCCGGCAAGTTCTCCGCTACCGATGATCCCAAGCGGATTGCGCAAATGGACACGATATCGATCTGTGTCCCCACGCCGTTGTCGAAGACCAAAGACCCGGATGTAAGCTACATTCTGAGAGCTGTCGAAATGGTCCAGGCAAACCTGAAACGGGGTGCCCTGGTCGTGCTCGAATCGACCACCTATCCCGGCACGACCGAAGACTTGATCCTGCCAAAACTCGAAGAGACCGGTCTCAAAGTTGGCCGTGATTTCTTCCTGGCCTTCTCGCCGGAGCGCGTGGACCCCGGGAATCCGAAATTCAACACCAAGAATACACCGCGCGTGGTGGGCGGCGTCACTCCCGACTGCACCCGGGTAGCGATGGCCTTCTACGAGCAGACACTCCCGCTCGTGCAGGCAGTTTCGTCGACTCAGGCAGCCGAAATGGTCAAACTGCTGGAAAACACCTTCCGTTCGGTGAATATCGGGCTGGTCAACGAGGTCGCCCTCATGTGCGATCGGCTGAAGATCAACGTGTGGGAGATCATCGAGGCCGCCTCCACCAAGCCTTTTGGTTTCATGCCGTTTTATCCGGGCCCCGGTCTCGGCGGGCACTGCATACCGATCGACCCGCACTATCTGTCCTGGAAACTCAAGTCGCTGAACTATTATGCACGCTTTATCGAGCTGGCCGGCGAGATCAACAGCCATATGCCGGAATATGTCACGGAGCGGGCGATCCGCCTGCTCAATACCCGCAGCGGCCTGGCGTTGAGCAAGGCGACCGTTCTCGTACTAGGGCTGGCGTACAAGAGGGATATCAAGGATATTCGGGAATCGCCGGCGCTGGACGTCATCAAGCTCTTCAAGGACCGGGGAGCCAAAGTGCTGTTCAACGATCCGCATGTTCCGGAATTCGAAATGGACGGAAAACGGGTCAGGTCAACCAAGGTCACCGAAGCGCTGCTCAAGCAGACTGACCTCGTCGTCATCGTAACCGACCATACTTCCTATGAGTATCAGTGGATCGTCGATCACTCTAAGCTGGTGTTTGACACTCGTAACGCCACCAAGAAAGTGAGACGTAATCGCGATCGGATCGAGCTTTTGTAACCTGCTCGACACGCCAGGTAATAGCCGACCTCAAGGTCGGCTATTTTTTTGCCGCAGAATGGGTTAAGAGAGTCTGACCGGATGCCGATGATAGGACAGATACGGGGAAAAAGCGAATGACCGAGACACTTGTTAAGTCGCAAAACCGCCTGAAGGATATCAGCCTGATCCTTCGTGATCTGTTGAAGGTCATCAAGGTGGTGGCGATGTACCCGGAAGGGAATCCTCTGCCCCAGTCGCTGCGGCGGTCCTTTGCGGAGAAGCTGGCGAGTATTATCGAGGAGTCCGGAGAGATTCATCTCCGGATCGACAGAAACTCGCTCACTTGCGGACAAGATGTCGTTTTCACCGATGGCTCCAAAGAAGAGAGCCTGGCTGGCCTGTTTTTCGATGTCGGCATAACGAGCATCACGTTCAAAGAGGGGCTTGAGGTCGAAGAGATATATCGATTCCTCGATACCATCAAACGATACCAAAACGCTCACGACAAATCACTCGATCTGGCAAACCTCCTGTGGGAAGCCAATCTCTCTCGTTTTTCGTTTACGACGCTGGCCGACGTCGAATTGGCGTCATATGACGGTGATTTTCGCGTACAGGAGATCCTCCGCTCGGCCGGCATGGATGACACCGGTCGCCAGCAGATGGCCGGCGACAAAGAGGAGGCGTACGACGCAATCTTCCGACTCGAGGATTCCTCGAAAATAGAGTTGCCCGATGACGGTCAGACAGTGATTCGCCGCGGCCCTGGGACAGCTGACCAGGGCAGCCGCTCGGGCACGCCGTTCCACGCCATTGTCCCCGGCGAACAACCCTGCTCAGTGTTTGATGAAAACGCGGTTGACGAGATCTCGCTGCGGGTTTCCGAAGCGGCTGAGGCCATGGGGTTCGGCGACCTGCCCGGTGGACAACCGGTCATGCCCGATACGGCGCTGATTCTGAACGATGAGTTCAAACTGTCCGAGGAGCAGGAGCAACAGATCACCAGCCTGTTGGTGGATGACGCCCAATTCGACATGAACGAATCCACGGTCGAGTTGCTCAAGGAAATGCTGCACCAGGAAGTGGAAATGGATGCCTTCTATGAATCAGTGACGATTTGTGAGAAGGTCTATGGTGAATTCGTTCGTGCGGCGCTCCTCACCGAAGGGGGAAAGATACTCGATTATTTTCAGGCGCTCGCCGAGCGACTGGAAAAAGAAAAGCCGCTGTGGGCGGAACGACTGAAAGACGCGCGGATAACGGCCGGCAGCCGCGACCGCCTCAAATATCTGGTGGAAGCGCTCAACGGCAACCCGGAGATCAGCGTCCAGGACATGCGAAAATTCCTCGACCATTTTGGCTGGGAGGCGCTGTCCGCGATCACCGATCTGCTGGGGGATCTCGAACATCAGATGCACCGCCAGGCGTTGTGCGATTTCCTGGCCGTGAAAGGGAAGGATAATCTGCAAACCGTCTCCAAGGGGATCTTTGACAAGCGCTGGTACGTGGTTCGCAATTCCATCACTGTCCTCTCGCAGATCGGGGACAAGAGCGCCCTGGCGTATCTGAAGAAGGCCGCCGCTCACGAGGAACCGCGCGTACGATTGGAACTGGTGAAGGCGCTGCGCGAGACGGCCGACCAGGAGGCGCTCGATATTCTGAAACTGCTGGTGCGAGACGCCGATGCCGAGGTTCGCCGACAGGCCGTCGAAACGATCGTGGCGCGACGCGGTCAGGCCGCCTTCGAGGTGATCACCGCCATTATCAACGATGACAGTTTCCTCACACTGGATCAATCCGAGCAGGAGAATCTTCTGACCGCCTACTCCGTCCTGGGCGGCGAACATGCTATCGAGTACCTTCGAAAACTGATCGTTCGGTTCAACTTATTCAGAGACCCGGTGCTGGCGTTCTTCCGGCGCGCCGCCTTCCATGCCCTGAGTCAGAACAAGAGCGATCGCTCCGGCCGGGTGCTGGCCAAGCTCGGTTCGAGCTGGCGCCCCGAGATCAAGCGGCTGGCGATGGCGGCTGTCAAAAAACGCCGGGAACATGTCTATGGAGGCTCCCATGAACATGCACGCGGCTGAGGCGCTTGGCCGGGCGCTGGCAGGCAAGACCGAGGAGAAACTGCTCCTCTCATTCTTCGTCTTCTATAAGACAGCCCGGATAATCGATGAAAACAACGCCGTCTATGCAAACCAGAGCCGGACCTTTTTCGAGAACCTGATGGCCGAGCGGGAGCAGTCCGGCGATGTAACGATCAAGAGCGTCGATGGTCACTATTTTGTCAGTGAGCGCATGGTTCGATTCGCCGCCGCAGCCCAGTCCGGCGCCGACAGCGTGATTGCCGAATGGAAGTCGCTTGGCATTGGCGGCGTGACCTTCCGTGCGACCGCCACGATCGAGGAAATCCGGGCGTTCGTGAAGTTCATGGCGGGCGTCAAACCCAACAGCACCAATATCAAGGGATTGTCGGCGGAACTGGCTTCGCGCCGATGGCACGGCACCAGTCTGTTGTCACTCAAGGAGATCGACGCCGACCGCCCGGCGGCGACTGAGGAATTGCGCCGACAGTTTCGAACCGCCGCCAGAAGCACATTCTTCCAGTCGATGAACGTGGTGGAGGAGGCGATCGTCAACACCCTCCACGAGAAAGACGTCAATATCGCCAAGACCAAACGGGTGGTGCATTCGCTCATCGACCATATCATGCGCGATGAATCCTCGATGATCGAACTGGCCTCAATCAAGAGCTATG
This window contains:
- the gmd gene encoding GDP-mannose 4,6-dehydratase produces the protein MRALITGITGQDGSYLAELLLEKGYEVVGMVRRASTESFERINHIKDKITLVQADLLDQLSIVEVVSQHRPNEVYNLAAQSFVPTSWVQPVLTGEFDALGVTKVLEAIRLVDKKIRFYQASSSEMFGKVREVPQKETTPFYPRSPYGVAKVYGHFITVNYRESYGIHASSGILFNHESPRRGLEFVTRKITDGAVRCKLGLADKLALGNLDAKRDWGYAGDYVRAMWLMLQQDRATDFVIATGQTHSVEEFVKLAFGALDLDYRRYAVTDPRFVRPAEVDLLQGDSSFARKKLGWEPTVSFEQLVKMMVVADLKRLSGTASE
- a CDS encoding GDP-mannose 4,6-dehydratase; translated protein: MRRPSALITGIAGFAGSYLAEELVASGFDVSGTLLKNESTRNLGSVKANIRLATLDILNQSKSEALVRRLKPDYVFHLAAIASVGQSFDKEDQTFQVNFHGTLNMLRATQQPVKLKKFLYVSSCDAYGVVSKTGSPIAESQPLRPISPYGISKAAAEFACQYYYRRYRVPVVIVRAFNHSGPRQTESFVIPSFARQIALIEAKRQPPILKVGDLSAKRDFSDVRDVVGGYRLIAEQVEPGEIVHICSGKAVSIKRVLDMLLQLSTARISVQVDRGRLRKADIPVLRGSNRQLRLRTGWSPHYQLAQTLSDTLNYWRREVAAHGTISKRRS
- a CDS encoding nucleotide sugar dehydrogenase, with amino-acid sequence MASKATKRSQPADELITRIRTRTAVPGVIGLGYVGLPLAMVLAEAGFKVLGFDISKPKVKLLNSGRSDIDDISDAEVRTTVNSGKFSATDDPKRIAQMDTISICVPTPLSKTKDPDVSYILRAVEMVQANLKRGALVVLESTTYPGTTEDLILPKLEETGLKVGRDFFLAFSPERVDPGNPKFNTKNTPRVVGGVTPDCTRVAMAFYEQTLPLVQAVSSTQAAEMVKLLENTFRSVNIGLVNEVALMCDRLKINVWEIIEAASTKPFGFMPFYPGPGLGGHCIPIDPHYLSWKLKSLNYYARFIELAGEINSHMPEYVTERAIRLLNTRSGLALSKATVLVLGLAYKRDIKDIRESPALDVIKLFKDRGAKVLFNDPHVPEFEMDGKRVRSTKVTEALLKQTDLVVIVTDHTSYEYQWIVDHSKLVFDTRNATKKVRRNRDRIELL
- a CDS encoding HEAT repeat domain-containing protein, with the protein product MTETLVKSQNRLKDISLILRDLLKVIKVVAMYPEGNPLPQSLRRSFAEKLASIIEESGEIHLRIDRNSLTCGQDVVFTDGSKEESLAGLFFDVGITSITFKEGLEVEEIYRFLDTIKRYQNAHDKSLDLANLLWEANLSRFSFTTLADVELASYDGDFRVQEILRSAGMDDTGRQQMAGDKEEAYDAIFRLEDSSKIELPDDGQTVIRRGPGTADQGSRSGTPFHAIVPGEQPCSVFDENAVDEISLRVSEAAEAMGFGDLPGGQPVMPDTALILNDEFKLSEEQEQQITSLLVDDAQFDMNESTVELLKEMLHQEVEMDAFYESVTICEKVYGEFVRAALLTEGGKILDYFQALAERLEKEKPLWAERLKDARITAGSRDRLKYLVEALNGNPEISVQDMRKFLDHFGWEALSAITDLLGDLEHQMHRQALCDFLAVKGKDNLQTVSKGIFDKRWYVVRNSITVLSQIGDKSALAYLKKAAAHEEPRVRLELVKALRETADQEALDILKLLVRDADAEVRRQAVETIVARRGQAAFEVITAIINDDSFLTLDQSEQENLLTAYSVLGGEHAIEYLRKLIVRFNLFRDPVLAFFRRAAFHALSQNKSDRSGRVLAKLGSSWRPEIKRLAMAAVKKRREHVYGGSHEHARG